One part of the Lapillicoccus jejuensis genome encodes these proteins:
- the mftF gene encoding mycofactocin biosynthesis glycosyltransferase MftF (Members of this protein family, MftF, are glycosyltransferases, members of PF00535 (glycosyl transferase family 2). The encoding gene is found as part of the mycofactocin cassette, in Mycobacterium tuberculosis, many other Actinobacteria, and occasional members of other lineages. Mycofactocin itself, a putative redox carrier, is a heavily modified derivative of the C-terminal Val-Tyr dipeptide of the mycofactocin precursor MftA (TIGR03969).) translates to MMLLRHAPRPAPPRAAAPPAPASTRLPDGFAVVLSATTAVGEDGASLLGTTTGRYLRLRPAARPLLVGRRVTVTDAASAALARLLLDRDLADPDPAGDACDDASDHASDHASDDAAVDDVTVVVPVRDRPEALARLLAALPPRLPVVVVDDGSVDGRTGAVARAAGARVVRLDPGRGPAAARNAGAAEATTPYVALLDSDVVPDPGWLARLRRHLDDPAVAVVAPRVLGLPDEGGRGGWLHRYEAVRSSLDLGARPAGVRPHGQVAYLPSAALLVRAAAWGDGFDERLQVGEDVDLVWRTWSAGWRLRFEPAAVVRHEHRTEVSGWLSRKAFYGTSADLLAARHGDAVAPMVLTPWTAVVAVALLAQRRWSLPVAAGAYVVATAGVRRRLPPGGRPWTAAASMTAVGLVGAVWQTSAALTRHYWPLAALGCLVSRRARRAVALAAVADGLLDHRRTGADLDPVRYVVARRLDDLAYGAGVWAGAWRGRSVRALRPALRGFTRRRDADAKPS, encoded by the coding sequence ATGATGCTGCTGCGTCACGCACCGCGCCCCGCGCCGCCGCGGGCGGCCGCCCCGCCGGCGCCGGCGAGCACCCGGCTGCCCGACGGGTTCGCCGTCGTCCTGTCGGCCACGACCGCGGTCGGCGAGGACGGGGCCTCGCTGCTGGGGACGACGACCGGGCGGTACCTGCGGCTGCGCCCGGCCGCCAGGCCGCTGCTCGTCGGGAGGCGGGTCACGGTCACCGATGCGGCGTCGGCCGCGCTCGCGCGGCTCCTGCTCGACCGCGACCTCGCCGACCCGGACCCGGCCGGGGACGCCTGCGACGACGCCTCCGACCACGCCTCCGACCACGCCTCCGACGACGCCGCGGTCGACGACGTCACCGTCGTCGTGCCCGTCCGCGACCGACCGGAGGCGCTGGCGCGGCTGCTCGCCGCGCTCCCCCCGCGGCTGCCGGTCGTCGTCGTCGACGACGGGTCGGTCGACGGGCGCACCGGCGCCGTCGCCCGGGCGGCGGGCGCCCGCGTGGTCCGCCTCGACCCGGGACGCGGCCCCGCCGCGGCCCGCAACGCCGGCGCCGCGGAGGCCACGACGCCGTACGTCGCCCTGCTCGACTCCGACGTCGTCCCCGACCCCGGGTGGCTCGCGCGGCTGCGGCGCCACCTCGACGACCCCGCGGTGGCCGTCGTCGCGCCGCGGGTGCTCGGCCTGCCCGACGAGGGCGGTCGCGGCGGGTGGCTGCACCGCTACGAGGCGGTGCGCTCGTCGCTCGACCTCGGTGCGCGACCGGCCGGCGTCCGGCCGCACGGGCAGGTCGCCTACCTGCCGAGCGCCGCCCTGCTCGTCCGGGCGGCCGCCTGGGGCGACGGGTTCGACGAGCGCCTGCAGGTCGGCGAGGACGTCGACCTCGTGTGGCGGACCTGGTCGGCGGGCTGGCGGCTGCGCTTCGAGCCGGCCGCCGTCGTCCGCCACGAGCACCGCACGGAGGTCTCGGGCTGGTTGTCGCGCAAGGCGTTCTACGGCACGAGCGCGGACCTGCTCGCCGCGCGGCACGGGGACGCCGTCGCGCCGATGGTCCTCACCCCGTGGACGGCCGTCGTCGCGGTCGCGTTGCTCGCGCAGCGGCGGTGGTCGCTGCCGGTGGCCGCCGGGGCGTACGTCGTCGCGACCGCCGGGGTGCGCCGCCGGCTGCCTCCCGGGGGCCGGCCGTGGACCGCGGCCGCGTCGATGACCGCGGTCGGCCTCGTCGGCGCCGTCTGGCAGACCAGCGCGGCGCTGACCCGCCACTACTGGCCGCTGGCCGCGCTCGGCTGCCTGGTCAGCCGGCGCGCCCGGCGCGCCGTGGCCCTCGCCGCGGTCGCCGACGGGCTGCTCGACCACCGACGGACCGGCGCCGACCTCGACCCGGTCCGGTACGTCGTCGCCCGCCGGCTCGACGACCTCGCGTACGGCGCCGGGGTGTGGGCGGGGGCCTGGCGCGGGCGCTCCGTACGGGCGCTGCGGCCGGCCCTGCGCGGGTTCACCCGCCGCCGTGACGCCGACGCGAAGCCTTCCTGA
- a CDS encoding mycofactocin-coupled SDR family oxidoreductase has translation MSSEPGAGGLGGGGLGSGGLGGGGLGGSAIVTGAARGIGAAVTARLAAAGRHVYAVDTCRGEDGGTSYPLGRREDLEAVAAAHPGRVTPVVADAADGAAMVELVTRVGSERGDLTSVVAAAAVIAGGDAQWETGDDVLDRLWREDLLTVWRTAHASLPSLLRRDPAARPAFVAVASAAGLQGLYHLSAYCTVKHAVVGLVRGLAADVTGTGVTVAAVCPGSTDTPMLAETARLYGLDDVAPLVAHQAVGRALDPDEVAGVVVHACTAGPVLAGAVLTATGGFAG, from the coding sequence GTGAGCAGCGAACCCGGGGCCGGCGGGCTCGGGGGCGGGGGGCTCGGGAGCGGCGGGCTCGGGGGCGGGGGGCTCGGGGGCAGCGCCATCGTCACCGGCGCCGCTCGCGGGATCGGGGCGGCCGTCACCGCCCGCCTCGCCGCCGCCGGCCGGCACGTCTACGCGGTGGACACCTGCCGTGGGGAGGACGGCGGGACGTCGTACCCCCTGGGGCGCCGGGAGGACCTCGAGGCGGTGGCGGCGGCGCACCCGGGACGGGTCACCCCCGTGGTCGCCGACGCCGCGGACGGGGCGGCGATGGTCGAGCTCGTCACCCGGGTGGGGTCCGAGCGGGGTGACCTGACCAGCGTCGTGGCCGCGGCGGCCGTCATCGCCGGCGGCGACGCGCAGTGGGAGACCGGCGACGACGTCCTCGACCGGCTGTGGCGCGAGGACCTGCTCACCGTGTGGCGCACCGCGCACGCGAGCCTGCCGTCGCTGCTGCGCCGCGACCCGGCGGCGCGCCCGGCCTTCGTCGCCGTCGCCTCCGCCGCCGGGCTGCAGGGGCTGTACCACCTCAGCGCCTACTGCACCGTCAAGCACGCGGTCGTCGGGCTGGTGCGCGGGCTGGCCGCCGACGTCACCGGGACCGGCGTCACCGTCGCGGCCGTCTGCCCGGGGTCGACCGACACCCCCATGCTCGCCGAGACGGCCCGGCTCTACGGGCTCGACGACGTCGCACCCCTGGTCGCGCACCAGGCCGTCGGCCGGGCCCTGGACCCCGACGAGGTCGCGGGCGTCGTCGTGCACGCCTGCACCGCCGGGCCGGTGCTCGCCGGCGCCGTGCTCACCGCGACGGGCGGGTTCGCCGGATGA
- the mftE gene encoding mycofactocin biosynthesis peptidyl-dipeptidase MftE: MTGRAPSPRPPNPRPDLATETSPGVGEGEALLLVPVGSVEQHGPHLPLATDTVVATTVARAAAAALVAEGRRVLVAPAVSYGNSGEHEGFPGTVSIGHEALHAVLVELGRSACRWAQGVIFVNGHGGNVATLRGAVSLLRYEGRPVAWTVCDVPDGDAHAGRTETSLALELMPGAVRGPLAEPGCTLPLAQLLPRLRRDGVRAVSANGVLGDPTGASAEEGRALHVALVRTLVHELRALDVLDDGRLARPVEVPA; encoded by the coding sequence GTGACCGGCCGCGCCCCGAGCCCGCGCCCCCCGAACCCGCGCCCGGACCTGGCCACCGAGACCTCGCCGGGCGTCGGCGAGGGCGAGGCGCTGCTGCTGGTCCCGGTCGGGTCGGTGGAGCAGCACGGCCCGCACCTGCCCCTCGCGACCGACACGGTCGTCGCCACCACGGTGGCCCGCGCGGCCGCCGCGGCGCTCGTCGCCGAGGGCCGGCGGGTCCTCGTCGCGCCCGCGGTGTCCTACGGCAACAGCGGTGAGCACGAGGGCTTCCCGGGAACGGTCTCCATCGGCCACGAGGCGCTGCACGCGGTGCTGGTCGAGCTCGGCCGGTCGGCCTGCCGGTGGGCGCAGGGCGTGATCTTCGTCAACGGGCACGGCGGCAACGTCGCGACGCTGCGCGGGGCGGTGTCCCTGCTGCGCTACGAGGGCCGCCCGGTCGCGTGGACGGTGTGCGACGTCCCGGACGGCGACGCGCACGCGGGGCGGACCGAGACCTCGCTCGCGCTCGAGCTCATGCCGGGGGCCGTCCGCGGACCGCTCGCCGAGCCCGGGTGCACGCTGCCGCTGGCGCAGCTGCTCCCCCGGCTGCGCCGCGACGGCGTCCGGGCCGTGTCGGCCAACGGGGTGCTCGGCGACCCGACGGGAGCCAGCGCCGAGGAGGGCCGGGCGCTGCACGTCGCCCTCGTCCGGACCCTCGTGCACGAGCTGCGGGCCCTGGACGTCCTCGACGACGGCCGGCTGGCGCGGCCGGTCGAGGTGCCCGCGTGA
- the mftC gene encoding mycofactocin radical SAM maturase (MftC is a radical SAM/SPASM enzyme that catalyzes the first two steps in biosynthesis of the electron carrier mycofactocin from the terminal Val-Tyr dipeptide of the precursor peptide MftA.) has translation MTAIVERPRPGRLVDQFERGLDAPICLTWELTYACNLACVHCLSSSGRRDPHELSTAEAKALVEEFERMQIFYVNIGGGEPTVRPDFWELLDHAVEHHVGVKFSTNGFRITRERARRLAATDYVDVQVSLDGATAEVNDAVRGRGTYDAALRAVEHLSDAGMQDVKLSVVCTRHNIGQLDEFQAIAERYGAQLRLTRLRPSGRGADVWEDLHPRPEQQRELYDWLVAHGDRVLTGDSFFHLSAYGDALPGLNLCGAGRVVCLVDPVGDVYACPFAIHDQFLAGNVRDDGGFDRVWKHSPLFTELRSPQTGGACTRCSAYDACRGGCMAAKFFTGLPLDGPDPECVKGHAAEPSAAARPAPSGDHSHTGPVRNAPVLLPLPTRRPDRSCDESPLAGFPG, from the coding sequence ATGACCGCCATCGTCGAGCGCCCACGTCCCGGCCGCCTGGTCGACCAGTTCGAGCGCGGGCTGGACGCGCCGATCTGCCTGACCTGGGAGCTGACCTACGCGTGCAACCTCGCCTGCGTGCACTGCCTCAGCTCGTCCGGGCGGCGGGACCCGCACGAGCTCAGCACGGCCGAGGCCAAGGCGCTCGTCGAGGAGTTCGAGCGCATGCAGATCTTCTACGTCAACATCGGCGGCGGCGAGCCGACGGTGCGGCCGGACTTCTGGGAGCTGCTCGACCACGCCGTCGAGCACCACGTCGGGGTCAAGTTCTCCACCAACGGCTTCCGGATCACCCGCGAGCGCGCGCGCCGCCTCGCCGCGACCGACTACGTCGACGTGCAGGTCTCGCTCGACGGCGCGACCGCGGAGGTCAACGACGCGGTCCGCGGCCGCGGGACGTACGACGCGGCGCTGCGCGCCGTCGAGCACCTCTCCGACGCGGGGATGCAGGACGTCAAGCTGTCGGTGGTCTGCACCCGGCACAACATCGGCCAGCTCGACGAGTTCCAGGCCATCGCCGAGCGGTACGGCGCCCAGCTGCGCCTCACGCGGCTGCGCCCCTCGGGCCGCGGCGCCGACGTGTGGGAGGACCTGCACCCGCGGCCCGAGCAGCAGCGCGAGCTCTACGACTGGCTCGTCGCGCACGGCGACCGGGTCCTCACCGGCGACTCGTTCTTCCACCTCTCCGCGTACGGTGACGCCCTGCCCGGGCTCAACCTGTGCGGTGCGGGGCGGGTGGTGTGCCTCGTCGACCCGGTCGGCGACGTCTACGCGTGCCCGTTCGCCATCCACGACCAGTTCCTCGCCGGCAACGTGCGCGACGACGGCGGCTTCGACCGGGTCTGGAAGCACTCGCCGCTCTTCACCGAGCTCCGCTCGCCGCAGACGGGCGGCGCCTGCACCCGCTGCTCGGCGTACGACGCCTGCCGCGGCGGGTGCATGGCGGCCAAGTTCTTCACCGGCCTCCCGCTCGACGGACCCGACCCCGAGTGCGTCAAGGGCCACGCCGCCGAGCCGAGCGCGGCCGCACGCCCGGCCCCGAGCGGCGACCACTCGCACACCGGGCCGGTCCGCAACGCCCCCGTCCTGCTCCCCCTGCCGACCCGGCGGCCCGACCGCTCCTGCGACGAGAGCCCGCTGGCCGGGTTCCCGGGCTGA
- the mftB gene encoding mycofactocin biosynthesis chaperone MftB (MftB, a small protein, is a peptide chaperone that assists the radical SAM enzyme MftC in performing two modifications to the C-terminal Val-Tyr dipeptide of the mycofactocin precursor peptide, MftA. MftB's role is analogous to the role of PqqD in the biosynthesis of PQQ, a cofactor that derives entirely from a Tyr and a Glu in the precursor PqqA.) yields the protein MLDEAWALSPSVALRPEPFGALAYDFHTRRLSFLKTPALVDVVRRLEGEPTVADALRRAGVEAPDHPAYVAALRTLAGSGVVVRRPAHDPAPTPTR from the coding sequence ATGCTCGACGAGGCCTGGGCGCTCAGCCCGTCGGTGGCGCTGCGGCCCGAGCCCTTCGGGGCGCTGGCCTACGACTTCCACACGCGGCGGCTGAGCTTCCTCAAGACCCCGGCCCTCGTGGACGTCGTGCGGCGGCTCGAGGGCGAGCCCACCGTCGCCGACGCCCTGCGGCGGGCCGGGGTCGAGGCCCCGGACCACCCCGCGTACGTCGCCGCGCTGCGCACCCTCGCCGGCAGCGGCGTCGTCGTACGGCGTCCTGCGCACGACCCCGCCCCCACCCCCACCCGGTAG
- the mftA gene encoding mycofactocin precursor MftA (Mycofactocin is a small molecule electron carrier derived from the final two amino acids, Val-Tyr, of MftA, the mycofactocin precursor. It plays a role in redox homeostasis and the metabolism of alcohols and aldehydes in Actinobacteria, including Mycobacterium tuberculosis.), whose amino-acid sequence MPDTLAPTAPTAPTVETHAAPEPEPAETDLAEALVEEVSIDGMCGVY is encoded by the coding sequence ATGCCCGACACGCTCGCCCCCACCGCCCCCACCGCCCCCACCGTGGAGACCCACGCCGCCCCCGAGCCGGAGCCCGCCGAGACCGACCTGGCCGAGGCCCTCGTCGAGGAGGTCTCCATCGACGGCATGTGCGGCGTCTACTGA
- the mdo gene encoding NDMA-dependent methanol dehydrogenase (This methanol dehydrogenase is considered a nicotinoprotein, since its NADP cofactor remains is not dissociable, but instead remains permanently bound. A member of this family has been shown to act as a formaldehyde dismutase, able to convert two molecules of formaldehyde (plus one water molecule) into one of methanol and one of formate, with no net change in its redox state. More recently, it was shown in Mycobacterium smegmatis that this enzyme is critical to ethanol utilization, for which the biosynthesis of the cofactor-like electron carrier mycofactocin is also required.) gives MQVDELLKPFPIKEFHPFPRALMGPGAHEMIGPEALKLGFRKTLIMTSGLRGTDVVHKIAESMKYHGLEVVIYDKVESNPKDYNVMDAVSMYQENECDSFVSIGGGSSHDACKGARVSVAHDGRNVNEFEGFNMSENPKNPPHIAVSTTAGTGSETSWAYVITDTTTDPGKPHKYVAFDDASVTTLAIDDPVLYYDLPVDYTAQCGFDVLAHASEPYVSRLNFEPSLGNALRAIKLTAENLREATWNGQDLKGREGMMYAQYIAAQAFNSGGLGIIHSISHAVSAFYDTHHGLNNAIALPRVWAFNMPTQYKRFADMAQAMGVDIGGMTTVQAADAALAAAIRLLRDVGITEKFTDVTQDSYSKNRLGQGPTAFYEKAKVITGDQEDVDRITNHVLGDACTPGNAKECTFDTVRPVVEHCMNGDLDDLLG, from the coding sequence ATGCAGGTCGACGAGTTGCTCAAACCGTTCCCCATCAAGGAGTTCCACCCGTTCCCGCGCGCCCTGATGGGTCCTGGGGCGCACGAGATGATCGGGCCGGAGGCGCTCAAGCTGGGCTTCCGCAAGACCCTCATCATGACCTCGGGCCTGCGCGGGACCGACGTCGTGCACAAGATCGCCGAGTCGATGAAGTACCACGGCCTCGAGGTGGTGATCTACGACAAGGTCGAGTCGAACCCCAAGGACTACAACGTCATGGACGCCGTGTCCATGTACCAGGAGAACGAGTGCGACTCCTTCGTCTCCATCGGCGGCGGGTCCTCGCACGACGCGTGCAAGGGCGCCCGGGTCTCGGTCGCCCACGACGGGCGCAACGTCAACGAGTTCGAGGGCTTCAACATGTCCGAGAACCCGAAGAACCCGCCGCACATCGCGGTCTCGACGACCGCGGGCACAGGGTCGGAGACGTCGTGGGCCTACGTCATCACCGACACGACGACGGACCCGGGCAAGCCGCACAAGTACGTCGCCTTCGACGACGCGTCGGTGACGACGCTCGCCATCGACGACCCGGTGCTCTACTACGACCTGCCGGTCGACTACACCGCCCAGTGCGGGTTCGACGTGCTCGCGCACGCCAGCGAGCCGTACGTCTCCCGGCTCAACTTCGAGCCCTCGCTCGGCAACGCCCTGCGGGCCATCAAGCTCACGGCGGAGAACCTGCGCGAGGCGACGTGGAACGGCCAGGACCTCAAGGGCCGCGAGGGGATGATGTACGCGCAGTACATCGCCGCGCAGGCGTTCAACTCCGGGGGCCTGGGGATCATCCACTCCATCTCGCACGCGGTGTCGGCGTTCTACGACACCCACCACGGGCTCAACAACGCCATCGCCCTGCCCCGCGTCTGGGCCTTCAACATGCCCACGCAGTACAAGCGCTTCGCCGACATGGCGCAGGCCATGGGGGTCGACATCGGGGGGATGACGACCGTGCAGGCGGCGGACGCCGCGCTCGCGGCGGCGATCCGGCTGCTGCGCGACGTGGGCATCACGGAGAAGTTCACCGACGTCACGCAGGACAGCTACTCCAAGAACCGCCTCGGGCAGGGCCCGACCGCGTTCTACGAGAAGGCCAAGGTCATCACCGGCGACCAGGAGGACGTCGACCGGATCACCAACCACGTGCTCGGTGACGCCTGCACACCCGGCAACGCCAAGGAGTGCACCTTCGACACCGTGCGCCCGGTGGTCGAGCACTGCATGAACGGCGACCTGGACGACCTGCTGGGCTGA
- a CDS encoding AAA family ATPase: MTDEIDDFDDVEDARRRLGDVGYLADGRLATTVFLQSRLGKPVLLEGPAGVGKTQLALSLARATGRRLLRLQCYEGQDETKALYEWDYGKQLLYTQILREKIGQIVADAADLHESVERIGAQESVFFSERFLAPRPLLQAISSPEPVVLLIDEVDRADEALEAVLLESLAEFQVSIPEIGTVTARHQPYVVLTSNNTRDLSAALKRRCLHLFLDYPSPERELEILRSKDTGLPMALAERLVEVVRGLRELDLRKAPSISETIDWARTLSVLGVSELSAQVLADTLNVVVKYERDVQKATAALPRLVDPNATVPAAHGHGLGHGHGHGHGADHDHGGDHDHDHDHDHDEPGGADGRAVRAAKDAPGRHDTDYYGAPGRGAGIGRRPVSREQGERSFTRKRPV, from the coding sequence GTGACCGACGAGATCGACGACTTCGACGACGTCGAGGACGCCCGCCGCCGTCTCGGCGACGTCGGGTACCTGGCCGACGGCCGTCTCGCGACGACCGTGTTCCTGCAGTCCCGGCTCGGCAAGCCCGTGCTCCTCGAGGGACCGGCGGGGGTCGGCAAGACCCAGCTGGCGCTCAGCCTGGCCCGGGCGACGGGCCGCCGCCTCCTGCGGCTGCAGTGCTACGAGGGCCAGGACGAGACCAAGGCCCTCTACGAGTGGGACTACGGCAAGCAGCTGCTCTACACGCAGATCCTGCGCGAGAAGATCGGCCAGATCGTCGCCGACGCGGCCGACCTGCACGAGTCGGTGGAGCGGATCGGGGCCCAGGAGAGCGTCTTCTTCTCCGAGCGCTTCCTGGCCCCGCGGCCGCTGCTGCAGGCGATCAGCTCGCCGGAGCCGGTGGTGCTGCTCATCGACGAGGTCGACCGGGCCGACGAGGCCCTCGAGGCCGTCCTGCTGGAGTCGCTGGCCGAGTTCCAGGTCTCCATCCCCGAGATCGGCACGGTGACGGCGCGCCACCAGCCCTACGTCGTCCTCACCTCGAACAACACGCGCGACCTGTCCGCCGCCCTCAAGCGGCGCTGCCTGCACCTGTTCCTCGACTACCCCTCGCCGGAGCGCGAGCTGGAGATCCTGCGCAGCAAGGACACCGGTCTGCCGATGGCGCTGGCCGAGCGGCTCGTCGAGGTCGTCCGGGGGCTGCGCGAGCTGGACCTGCGCAAGGCCCCGAGCATCTCCGAGACGATCGACTGGGCCCGCACGCTCTCCGTGCTCGGGGTGTCCGAGCTGTCCGCGCAGGTCCTCGCCGACACCCTCAACGTCGTCGTCAAGTACGAGCGCGACGTGCAGAAGGCCACCGCGGCCCTGCCGCGGCTGGTCGACCCGAACGCGACCGTCCCGGCCGCGCACGGCCACGGCCTTGGCCACGGGCACGGGCACGGGCACGGCGCGGACCACGACCACGGCGGGGACCACGACCACGACCATGACCACGACCACGACGAGCCGGGCGGTGCGGACGGGCGGGCGGTCCGGGCCGCCAAGGACGCGCCGGGTCGTCACGACACCGACTACTACGGCGCCCCCGGGCGAGGGGCCGGCATCGGCCGCCGGCCGGTGTCGCGCGAGCAGGGCGAGCGCTCCTTCACCCGCAAGCGCCCGGTCTGA
- a CDS encoding VWA domain-containing protein, which produces MEAALHRFVRFLRLRGVRVSVAEGVDALRAAAQPGVLADRETLRAALAVSLVKDRRDLEVFDEVFDRFFALSAVVPPEDGAGHSHAHDDLVDDGELTTFTLSEEPGDTPQDGHSHGKPEDLRSYFKPEDLAQQYNLHQEADKIDMAALTDEIVLSNDTAGSPGEAARVQLSTRRLHNPGAPGQLSSRPGLELDAELDVAQEMMLLAWVSEVESELEEAAGEPPSLAALREALAPLLAGLPERLKEHLERLMAMEREVETREVAAGRAETIDEAERADLEESLRRLLRSLRGAPRARRTVSARGTVDGARTMRANMRYDGIPFRPVTVRKVQDRPRLVVLADVSLSVRATARFTLHLVHSLQSLAAQVRTFAFVDEAVEITDLFAEHRLEDALSLVMAGLPAGGVLDVDADSDYGATFTSFLEQHGSALGRRTTLVVLGDGRGNNKDPGLGAFEEMTRRVRETVWLTPEPRYSWALGRCDLPLYAEHCDRVQVVRGLKGLDLASTPEATAR; this is translated from the coding sequence GTGGAGGCCGCGCTGCACCGCTTCGTGCGCTTCCTGCGGCTGCGGGGCGTCCGCGTCAGCGTGGCCGAGGGCGTCGACGCCCTGCGCGCGGCCGCCCAGCCGGGCGTGCTCGCCGACCGGGAGACCCTGCGGGCGGCCCTGGCCGTCAGCCTGGTCAAGGACCGGCGTGACCTCGAGGTCTTCGACGAGGTCTTCGACCGCTTCTTCGCCCTCAGCGCGGTGGTGCCGCCCGAGGACGGGGCCGGACACTCGCACGCCCACGACGACCTCGTCGACGACGGCGAGCTGACGACCTTCACGCTCTCGGAGGAGCCGGGCGACACCCCTCAGGACGGGCACTCGCACGGCAAGCCCGAGGACCTGCGCAGCTACTTCAAGCCCGAGGACCTGGCCCAGCAGTACAACCTGCACCAGGAGGCCGACAAGATCGACATGGCCGCCCTCACCGACGAGATCGTGCTGTCCAACGACACCGCCGGCTCGCCGGGGGAGGCGGCCCGGGTCCAGCTGTCGACCCGGAGGCTGCACAACCCCGGTGCGCCCGGGCAGCTGTCCTCGCGGCCCGGTCTCGAGCTCGACGCCGAGCTCGACGTCGCGCAGGAGATGATGCTGCTGGCCTGGGTCTCCGAGGTGGAGTCCGAGCTCGAGGAGGCGGCCGGCGAGCCGCCCTCGCTCGCCGCCCTCCGCGAGGCGCTGGCACCCCTGCTGGCCGGTCTGCCCGAGCGGCTCAAGGAGCACCTCGAGCGGCTCATGGCGATGGAGCGCGAGGTCGAGACCCGCGAGGTCGCGGCCGGCCGCGCCGAGACGATCGACGAGGCCGAGCGGGCCGACCTCGAGGAGTCGCTGCGCCGGCTGCTGCGCTCGTTGCGGGGGGCGCCGCGGGCGCGTCGTACGGTCTCGGCGCGGGGGACCGTGGACGGGGCCCGGACCATGCGCGCCAACATGCGCTACGACGGGATCCCGTTCCGGCCGGTGACGGTCCGCAAGGTGCAGGACCGCCCCCGGCTCGTCGTCCTCGCCGACGTCTCGCTCTCCGTGCGCGCGACCGCGCGGTTCACCCTGCACCTCGTGCACTCGCTCCAGTCCCTGGCCGCGCAGGTGCGCACCTTCGCCTTCGTCGACGAGGCGGTCGAGATCACCGACCTGTTCGCCGAGCACCGGCTCGAGGACGCCCTGTCGCTCGTCATGGCGGGGCTGCCGGCCGGCGGGGTGCTCGACGTCGACGCCGACTCCGACTACGGCGCGACCTTCACCTCCTTCCTCGAGCAGCACGGGTCGGCGCTGGGGCGACGGACGACCCTCGTCGTCCTCGGCGACGGCCGCGGCAACAACAAGGACCCCGGCCTCGGCGCCTTCGAGGAGATGACCCGCCGGGTGCGCGAGACCGTCTGGCTGACCCCGGAGCCGCGCTACTCCTGGGCGCTGGGCCGCTGCGACCTGCCGCTGTACGCCGAGCACTGCGACCGGGTGCAGGTCGTGCGCGGGCTCAAGGGCCTCGACCTCGCCAGCACCCCCGAGGCGACCGCCCGGTGA